ttaaTCAAGCACCGAAAAGGTATAaccaaaattaattgaaaaattaaacatgttatagatattactattatagaaattataaatgcttgATTCGATATTGCCACAGCTTAGGAAAAATCATTGGGTTTGAAAACTGTTGATTTAATTTGTAAGGCTCAAAAGGGAGCAATTTTTTTCCTgtctagtaaaatattatattgaataaaagtaaGAGGAATGAATAATTACATTACACAGGTTTAAgggaaagtttaaaaataataataatactttattttcagCCCTGGCAATTAAGGTTATAAAAGGTCAGCAGAAGCAGCAGCAGTATATTATTGCCATGGGATTTCTAATTTACAtgataatttcaaatatttaaaaatttcataaagtttttaaaatttttatgaaatttcataagtcaaagtaaaattttctttgtttcaaTACGTAGATGGCCATTTTCAAGTgtgcattatataaaaaatgtgtatatgGTAGTCTGATGACAATAACtacatttgaaatttataactaAATCTTTGATGGTTCTTACTCTTGGCTCTGCTTCTGGTTACCTCTCATGCTCATACTATCCTAGTCACTTTACATACACACTGTAATAGCTATAgactgtaattaatttaaaatctttaaatttatctcttgaTTACTCTAGCAGACCCAGATTGCACAAACAGaactcttctgcagcacgaaaaaaAGCGTCAATAGCAGGATCATAATAGCAGATGTTTACTGGATTACTGGATctccattattttatttatttatttatttaaagttttatttgtacaccactacacagttaggcaAATAAAGGGTGAATAGAGAGAAAAACCAAGACTGAAGACTGGAGTAGAAAACTGGAAAGTAGcaagaacaaataggtggtatGATGTCAAATAAACTTTCTTTAATTTGTGAGGAATCATTACAATGGGAAAATGTGTATGTCCTACCTACAAACAACATATGACGAACAATAGAGAAACATAAGTTTGGTCTATACTAGGATAAATGAAAAGAAtgattactaataataaatcaataccTCTGGCTTCACTCCATCTTCATCCACCAATTTGTCAGGTGTATCTAAGGAACCGGGCCACGTTACTTTGAATATTATGCTATCATCAAATCCCCTTAAATCATGCTTAATGCTCCAAACGCATACTGCTACACataacacaaataaacacacgcgtttcatttttattataaataaatgatattctTAAAGTATAATTCACAGTTAAAACTCAACTccttttatttcttcttatATATTAGAACATATTAATTGAAGAAATCGGTAGCTTTTAATTGTgttacaattaaattttaaacaaatcttGTAGAAATTTCAGTCACATCATAGCCACAAactaaacaatatttgacgATGCAAAATTACAAAGACCTCTCTCTGCTTTACGacattacaaaatattgttACTTTTTGAATAGGTCGGTTAGCCAAACATATGACTTGGAAAAATGTCATTTGTcagaaatataacttttaaatggACTTGTTGACTCTGAGTTCAAAGCTTTTTGGCGCTTAATATAATATCTTGAGACCGTTAGTGTTCATTACTCTAGATCCTCAAAATCTCATGCTCATTATTTCAAGTTCAGATGACGGCCCTAACATAATACAGTCATCTTGTGAGTGCCCAATGGCCATTAAAGTAGATCTCCATATCCTGAGAAAATGAGTTTCTTCACCGGTGGGTATGTTATTTTCGTCTTCTTAAAAGGTGGGTATGTTATTTTCGTATTCATACAGTTTCCTCTTCTTTTGTTCTTTTTCATTGCTTACAAATCTAATTGCAAATCTCCGACTCGTTTATAGTGATCTGTGTTTCCATTTCCAAATAATCACTTGAGTTGTCACTTGTCAGCATTTGTCAGATTAAGATATGTTTTTGTCAAAATGGCGTTTAGCTTTCCAGCGTTCTCGTACATTATAGCCTTAATTGTAGATGCCtttctaatatttttctcaatattCCACGTGATAGCGTTCGATGAATTGAAGACGGATTATAAAAATCCTATAGACCAGTGCAACAGTCTCAATCCGGTTAGTATTAACCGCTACAATGTATCGGTGGTGACTTGGTtaacctcttttttttttcacttacagtTGGTGTTGCCGGAGTACTTTCTGCATTTAATTATAAACCTGCTGTTCCTACTGTCGGGAGAATGGTTTTCACTGTTGATAAACGTTCCACTGATGATATATCACATTCTAAGGTTAGaggttatattattaacatcaaGTGTCTATAATTGCCCTAATTTGCATTGATTTGCATCGATGCTGAATCATTTTAATTTCAAGTTTGTTTTGTCACGTTCATGACCAGGCGTATGCAGTATTGGATAGGAGCAAACCCCTCTTCATACAGCTGTGGTGTACATTGAACTTTAATGTAGAAACATACAACCATGTCGTGGCGTGTCTGGCGCTATAATATGTGCCTCAAATTCGTTAAACGAGTAATTTGCTCCAATCTGTTGCAACTAGGGAAAAAATATGTggttactatttaattttaaaaacaaacaaattttatacCCTCTAGCACAACTGACTGTAATATAGATTAGCCTTAACTCGTCGTTAGGGACAGATGTGTTCACCTGTTGGtgatttgttcttttttatcttAAACTATTCTGTTTAATTTACCTTAACAAAACTGTCAAATATTGCatctttttttatgaataaacaatttagttttaaaactaaatcaatgTCAGGAGTACAATGTACAATGATGTTTGCAACAAGACTCAAGTTTCAAAgtgtcataaaatttaaataaagaatatcagTGTCATTGTCATTGTGTGTTAGGGAGGTATAGGAGAGGTACATGTTTTCTTATGTTAATgtctgtattaaataaattgatataagACAAAACCAAGAgatatttggttttatttaatacatataccAATATCCCTGACATGACAATGACacttatattctttatttgaattctaTAACACAAAGCATGTGTAGAGTATAATTTAAAggatgtaagttttttttttataaaaaaaatatgaattacaaAGAGCTTGTAGTCTTGGAAAATATGTAAATTCTGTCAATATGTTATTCTTTTAGTACATCAATAAGGTGCATTAAATGTTAAAGACCAAACTTTTGCACAATTTTGTTAAGTGGTGTTGCCTGGTTATGATTTCAACTGGATTGATTAAGCAATGCTTAAACAAAGTCTAAACTTAAACTAGATCAAGAGTACAAAGAAGGTTCTCATCcaacattttaattaagtagTGGACAGTCCCAATCATCACTAACAAAGGCATCACTGAGGTGGGTTATGCTAAGTGATAAAGAGATTATAACAGAAACTTCTTATTCCAGATACAAGAACAGGCCTGTCATGTCCGGGCCGGGTCTTTATGACCCCACAAGTATTATGAACTCGGATGTGTTGACTATCTGTCAGAGAGAAGGCTGGATTAAACTAGCATTTTACTTGCTTTCATTCTTCTTATATCTTTATGGGTAAGAGTATGAACATTATTTAAAGTAACTCTTTAATATTCACCACTTTTACTCCAACATGGAATtcctacaaataaatatttccacCTGATTATATCCACTACAAAGGAAAGGAGAAAAAACTTTTGCTTGCCCATCTGCCAAACCATGGCATGGCAGGAAGAAGTTAATCAACATGTTATATTCATCAATCAACTATGATAGTCAACTGCTGAACTCTCAGGGTTTGCCTGTAATCACCAGTACCAGTGGTCCAATCCcagtagattatttatttattttaacctgtgcccatgctcggagattggataaaactgtgggagaagataaacacTTTGTTGTTTCCTTTTGATGAAAGTGTCTCCCACCGTAGGTACCAGGTAGCCAGCTGTTGACAGctgatttgcgcagtgggcagcgatcctgcattctgagtccaaggctgtgggtttgattcccacaactggaaaatgtttgtgtgatgaacatgactgtttttcagcgtctggttgtttatatgtatattataagtacttatgtatatatttttcattaaaaaatatttatcagtgaTCTTAATACCcatcaagctacgcttactttggggctaggcaATGTTTGCATtgtcgtaaaaaataaataaatgctgaaGGGCATACCATTTTTAGGTTCCTAAAACAACCCTTTTCTTTTTCAGAATGATTGTGGTATTAATAGCTGTTTGATAACGAAGAGAAGGAAAAGAGCGTTTTAAAATTCcattaaatcattatttattgttagagTCCCCTAAGGAAGGAAAGTTGTGTTCGAACAAGCGCTTGTTGTGTAGACATGAAAATGTCTAACTTGTGaagtattttgataataaaatttaattaatttttagtaatGCTATTTTAGTTTTCCtccatattaaaataacatatttttcctttatttgaTACGTTATATAAAATAGTCGTCCGTcattgtctatttttttttaatccaaaaaaTCGCCCGATGGCAGGTTGGAAAACAAAGTGCCGCAACATGTTTAACATGAGATGTGTGTAATACATCCACATTTGCCAGTAATTACACCCTAGGATACCTAAAAACTCTGGGATAGCCCCATGGTAGGACACCTTGGCCGCTCGGTAGAAACGCTAATGGCAACCACTCCGTTCAGAAATGAGAATGGGATAGCACTTTTCTTAACAAGCTCTGGCATAAATCTTCTGCTAGTTTCACTGTTTACGAGctttaaaaaattgtgaaacAAAGTGATTATAAAGCACGCAGTAATTCTCAGTACAGGTCAATTTGCGGAAAATTTCCTATTAGATAAACGCGATATTGAACTATTTAAGTCCCGACCCGGGAGTTGTACCCCATCAACTCGTGTTCCGTAattgaacatgctaactactAGGTAGGTAAAAAACGTAGCAAAGTGAAATACGGTTTCGTTTTTCCATTTTGTAGTTGGGAGTCCTAGCAGTCTTAACTACGTGATATTTTGATCATAACCGTGAGATTTAAGACTAAACTAAACATCAACAATTGCACTACGTAGGTACTTAACGCACTTACATAACTGATAAACAGACTGAGTACTTGCTAGACAAGTACATACCTACTAGATCTTTCGCAAATCATTGTATTAGGTATATACATTTAGTTTACATGGCTGCTAATTGTACCTATCGGTATTGATTAGTATAAAGAGGGGATTTCAATTTTCACAGCATTAATGGACCTTGATTGACTTAATTATACGGCTATTTACCCGCATAAGGCAACTTAAATTAGTAAAGtaaggttattttattattacctacagTTTAAAAACCGCCGCGTTGTCTATCtatacaaaattacaatttaaaaaacgcGCCACAGAAccaaaaattttttattatgttctaAACCAGTGAGCTTATaatagtaacatataaaatcaatatcCTAAACTATTTTCTTTGAATTATAACACTAACCAAAGACCACACTCCATCGCGAACGgcttattttggaatactaagattcataaaaattatagtgctatatttatataaagtataagtgacattggcgaaatacaggCAACGtaccgatttggcacacctaaaagccagaaaaagcaaaagaagaagaagaagtcttaaACTGTGCATATACAGATAACACTCTGTCAAGAGCAAGGTCTATGATCTACGTATGACTGTTCCAGGTCCTTTCTTATGCCCGCCCGATTTCAAAATACTTGCAGGCTAATTTTTATCGGctttttattgtataatattGATGCAGGTATTTCGAAATCATAGATAAATACTtcaatattttatgtgtattgaTTAGTTAAACGATAGAAAATTATATAGATACCCAAAGCAAACTCATGACTTTTATTTGTAGGACTGTagttccgcagggtgattacgtatctcgcgacagcaatgtgacagacgtaaatcttgcaatcactgctgccaaacgtcacttttccatacaataaattatggagggtagaggtaaggagagtcatctgtgtatatgaaaaagtgtcgtcaaaatgtattaaattaggatggcgccacatttgcatcagggtaactcttaaaagaagcgccaaatataaatattgttagagtaggcttgaaaaataaacaaggaagtatggggatacaaggaagtaaagttatatttaccacaatattttgtacaacgtaagttgttgaaattctcaataattaactactttagtcgataatgacattaaattttttaactcggcatacttcaattcatctacgattgctacattcataccataccctgtgcatccaccagcgccattgtggaggatttttgaactgttatttagcgcatacactggacactttttcaacttttctcccatataagatgactctccttacctctaccctccatacaataaataaacaaaagtgacgtttgacagcagtgattgcaagatttacgtctgtcgcattgctgtcgcgagatacgtaatcacccagcGGGCTTTAGCTTCGTAGGTAACAATTTAATCGACCTTGACTGAGTTTTCCCGAGCAGGTTGTTGGACTTACAAGGATTAACCTAGAAAATCAACTGTGTTAACGGTCCGGAATTAACCGGaaatttttagttatagttttttttttttttttttttttttttttttttttttttttttttttattcaaaaaatacgttttacatttaacatttatccGTTGTTGGGACatccttttaagtaattattttacttgtgcCAGGGTGTCCCGCCTTccgtaaaatgtatataatatgtattatctgtgtatatattcttatatatataaaatcaaatcaataaccgggagagagtgtgtgtgtttctgtgtgtgtgtgtgtgtgtgtgtgtgtgtgtgtgtgagtgtttgtgtgtgtgtgtgtgtgtgtgtgtgtgtgtgtgtgtgagtgtttgtgtTGCGATTGGGATTTTACTTGTTTGCTTCGAGTAATGCCTCAGTGTCTTCATATGTTAGTTTTCCAAGCCACTCAGTTAGAGTCTTTTTAAGCTGGTAAGTATTAAGTgagtgtatatttaataaactgttTACCTTCTTGTAGATATAAGTCGATTGTctagtatattgttttttagcaaatgtagtttttacaatatttgaacCTGTTCTAatgtttattcttcttttcgTCTTTGTGTTTATGTCTATGGTTACTGTTTTATGCCTCCTTAATAatagttgtaatatatatagctTTCTCACACTCAACAAGTTATCTATGGAGTATAGCTCAATTGTGGGGAATCGATATGGTTTGCAGTACATTACTTTTAACAAGGCGCGATGACTACGTTCTAATTcaaggaatttaatttttgatgctCCTCCCCATATTGGAACGCAGTAAGACAGTATGGATTTAGCAAGAGCTGTATAGACTtgtttaacaactttatttgttGCAACATGTCTTAAGATTTTAAAGAtccaaattaattttctaattctgCTAGATATTAATTCAAGATGGGAATGCCAGGATAATCTTTGGTCAATAATTATGCCTAAGTATTTGGTtgagtttattttatcaatggTAGGACACGTACAAATTACGCTCTGGTCGTCACAGTAATGTATTTTTAGATTTGATGTAATTGgttgacttttattatttattgcgaaacatatatagtttgttttattagtgttaAGTGTGAGAAAGTGAGCATTAAGCCAACTTGATATTTTTCTTAAGCCTGTTTCGGCAGCGCTATGAACTTCTATCCAAGTTTTCCCATAAAATACTATagcagtgtcatctgcataagaGTAAATATGtccagaatttattttaaaatcacataagtcatttatgtatattaaaaacaagGTAGGTCCCAAGACACTACCTTGTGGAACACCAAAGGTCATTTCAAGATCAGAACTGATAGAGTCGTCTATTTTTACGCGCTGAGTTCGGTTACTTAGATAGTCCTTCATCAGGTTAAGCTGGTTTCCTCTAATTCCtatgttatgtagtttttttacaagGATGGGGATAGAAACTGTATCGAACGCCTTTTTTAGATCCAAAAAGacagttagacatttatttttctggtCAAGATGGTCAGTAATTCGCGAAGTTAAATCTAAGATGATATCTTGCGTACTTTTCCCTTGTCTAAAGCCATATTGCGAGGtagataatatgttaaatttatttaggtagtgaATTAgtctgttattaattaatttttccattaCTTTAGACATACCCGTTAATACTGAAATTGGCCTGTAGTTATTGATTTGAGTTTTTTTCCCCATTTTTATACACAGGAGTAATAATTGATTGCTTCATAAGTGAAGGGAAAACACcttttgtaaaacaaagatTTGCTAAATAAGTGAGTATGGGAACTATTAAGTCTTTTGAGcgttttaaaaactttgtagGGATGTTATCAATACCAGAAGCACTGTCTGATTTTAACTTCAAGAGAATTGAAGTTACCTCTTCGTGATCGGTATTTAAGATAACAAAGGATGACAATTGATTATTACCGTTAGGTATCTCTATTGATTTGTGAAGGAGTGATAATTGATTGTTTGATTCAATTTCTTTAGCAAGGTTTGGTCCAACATTAGCAAAGAAGTTATTTACCGAGTTAACTGCCTTTGCAGGACATGGGTCGATGTCTAGTAATTGGGAATTTGTTGTTTTACTGggttttgaattagttaaatTTCTTACATTGTTCCAtagcacttttggatttttatcAAGTAATAATTTCCTATCATGTAAACGTTTtactttcttaattaaattgttacagtaattgcgatatcttttaaatgttattttaagtatGTTATCATCTGGATTACGTTTTAGTTGTTTTTGCAAATTATTTCTATGACGAATACAGCGTAAGATACCATGAGTTATCCATGGTTTTaatgttctttgttttttaggtaAATTCATAGTATGTGTATTTTCTTGTAAAGATTCAGTGATTTTAGTAGTTAGAGTTTCAAGTAAACTGTTCGGGTCGTCACattgcagtaaagaagataggTTTTTATTTGCTAGTGTTATAAGAGCTTTGTCAAAATCAATATAAGTTTTCTTCTTAGTAGTCTCtctagcatatttaattttagttaaactACAAAATACCATAAGATGGTCTGTGATGGTTGTGTTAAAGACAGCTACACTAGCATTGATCTTTTTTCTGTCCAGTTTTAGCATAAAGTGGTCTAAGCAGCTATTATCTCTAGTTGGTAATATATGCCCTGGTAAAAGTCCAAACGTAGATAGCATAtttagataattatgtctattttTATGATCTGTGGAACTTTCATTAGGTTTCTggataagattaatattaatatctccaGTTACTACAATACTTTTACAAGTTTTGATTATGTCAAGGTGCATTCTAAGTGATTCAGTAAATCTATCAGTATTAGTATTAGAAGGTGACCTATATATACCTAGTAtgatatgattaaaaatatcaatctgAACACATGATGCTTGATCTAagataatttcttttattttaggatTAAGATtgcttttaacaaatattactaCCCCATCGTTTTGGTTGAGACGATTAGCTGTAGCAAAtgatatatagttatttaactGAGGTAAGGTTTTACTGTCGTCAAGTCTGCATTCTGTTAGTATTAATATGTCGATTTCATG
The genomic region above belongs to Pararge aegeria chromosome 11, ilParAegt1.1, whole genome shotgun sequence and contains:
- the LOC120627506 gene encoding protein cornichon, whose translation is MAFSFPAFSYIIALIVDAFLIFFSIFHVIAFDELKTDYKNPIDQCNSLNPLVLPEYFLHLIINLLFLLSGEWFSLLINVPLMIYHILRYKNRPVMSGPGLYDPTSIMNSDVLTICQREGWIKLAFYLLSFFLYLYGMIVVLIAV